From the genome of Spinacia oleracea cultivar Varoflay chromosome 2, BTI_SOV_V1, whole genome shotgun sequence, one region includes:
- the LOC110785610 gene encoding protein NRT1/ PTR FAMILY 1.1 has translation MEAGDEERNINGYHGDHQEEHQPSKRKKGSFITMPFIIANESFEKVASYGLLPNMIIYLMKDYNMSLAKGQNLIFFWSAATNFFPLIGAFVADSYLGRFLTIALGSVISLLGMTLLWLTTVIPHAKPPSCDPSLANDCKSPTTGQYALLVFAFLIMSIGAGGVRPCSLAFGADQVDQRDNPKNKKILETFFNWYYACGCFSVVIAMTVIVYIQDHLGWRTGFGIPIILMLVSTVCLLLATPLYIMNKVKSSLFHSLVRVAIASFRNRKTTPPPPGSNVRYYVKKNSTVTTPSDKLRCLNKACIIQDLERDIDSNGMAKNQWKLCSVEEVEELKALIRVLPIWSTGVIMSIHANQSSFGVVQALSMDRHLGSSKFEVPAASFITFQIMVIVLWIPIYDRILLPLASKINGKPVTLSVKSRMGIGLFCAFMSMFVAGVVENIRRKRAIGNSNSTTLLMSAFWLVPQNCFSGLAEAFNAIGQNEFFYTEMPKSMSSIATCLFGVGMGVAGLLASLILTLVNDNTQKGGNQSWVSSKINKGRYDYYYWILSAICFLNVLYYMFCSWCYQPIKTKIVDDTPLARLGNNTSPPAKEQLNDL, from the exons ATGGAGGCAGGAGATGAAGAAAGAAACATTAACGGGTATCATGGTGATCACCAAGAGGAACATCAACCCTCCAAGAGGAAAAAGGGTAGTTTCATTACTATGCCATTCATCATAG CAAACGAGTCGTTTGAGAAGGTAGCAAGTTATGGGTTGTTACCAAACATGATCATATATTTGATGAAGGATTACAACATGAGCTTAGCCAAAGGCCAAAATTTGATCTTTTTTTGGTCAGCTGCAACCAATTTCTTTCCTCTTATTGGCGCTTTTGTGGCTGATTCTTATCTGGGTCGTTTCCTTACCATTGCTCTCGGCTCCGTCATCAGTCTCTTG GGGATGACTCTACTATGGTTGACAACAGTAATTCCGCATGCAAAGCCACCGTCATGCGACCCCTCCTTAGCTAACGACTGCAAATCCCCAACAACGGGACAATATGCACTCCTAGTCTTTGCATTTCTGATCATGTCGATTGGTGCAGGTGGTGTAAGGCCTTGTTCATTGGCTTTTGGGGCTGATCAAGTAGACCAAAGAGATAATCCTAAAAATAAGAAGATTCTAGAAACCTTTTTCAACTGGTACTATGCATGTGGTTGCTTTTCAGTAGTGATTGCTATGACAGTAATTGTGTACATTCAAGATCATTTGGGTTGGAGGACTGGTTTCGGCATACCAATTATTCTTATGCTTGTATCGACTGTCTGCCTCTTACTTGCCACTCCTCTTTATATCATGAATAAGGTTAAAAGCAGTCTCTTCCATAGCCTTGTACGAGTTGCTATCGCTTCTTTTCGAAACAGAAAAACGACTCCCCCTCCTCCTGGATCAAACGTGCGTTACTATGTTAAGAAGAATTCGACGGTTACTACCCCGAGTGACAAATTAAG gtGTTTGAACAAAGCTTGTATAATTCAAGACCTCGAACGAGACATAGACTCAAATGGAATGGCGAAAAACCAATGGAAACTATGCTCGGTAGAGGAAGTTGAAGAGCTAAAGGCTCTCATAAGAGTGTTACCAATATGGTCAACAGGGGTAATAATGTCCATACACGCGAACCAGAGCTCATTTGGTGTGGTACAAGCTCTATCCATGGACAGACACCTAGGGTCATCAAAGTTTGAAGTTCCAGCAGCATCATTTATCACGTTCCAAATCATGGTGATAGTTCTTTGGATTCCAATCTATGATCGTATACTCCTTCCTCTAGCATCAAAGATCAATGGGAAGCCTGTTACCCTTAGTGTAAAATCAAGGATGGGGATCGGACTCTTTTGTGCATTCATGTCTATGTTTGTTGCTGGGGTTGTGGAAAACATACGAAGAAAACGAGCCATAGGAAATAGTAATAGTACTACCCTCCTCATGTCTGCCTTTTGGCTCGTACCTCAGAATTGCTTCAGTGGGTTAGCTGAGGCCTTTAACGCGATTGGCCAGAACGAGTTTTTTTACACTGAAATGCCAAAGAGTATGTCGAGCATAGCGACTTGTTTGTTTGGAGTAGGGATGGGTGTTGCAGGGTTGCTAGCCAGTTTGATATTGACCTTAGTGAATGATAATACACAAAAGGGAGGAAATCAAAGTTGGGTTTCAAGCAAGATTAACAAAGGTCGTTATGACTATTATTATTGGATTCTTTCTGCAATATGCTTCCTTAATGTATTGTATTATATGTTTTGTAGTTGGTGTTATCAACCTATTAAAACCAAGATTGTTGATGACACACCATTGGCTAGACTAGGTAATAATACGAGCCCGCCGGCGAAGGAACAATTGAACGACTTATAG